From a single Trueperaceae bacterium genomic region:
- a CDS encoding family 1 glycosylhydrolase — MAKSASIGNDLRWIVGIENAFIPDMGVDELSWTRHRDRWREDLQLARDVGASAVRYGITWPELEPRPGEFDWTWCDLVVDEFQSVGLEPIWDMVHFGVPAWLEGGFLDPEFPSAFAGFCREFAGRYRGAVEKLTPLNEPYITTYFRAGWGIWPPHLKGREGFVRMLHAVVEALRCGIRAIGAANPKAEIWLNDGADTYHPGSPELKAVARQRTEERYAAFDLLLGLTQPGSETYEWLHEAGYPAEALRHEPVEIDVIGLDYYPDTEHDISTGPEGEMRIEPAREPLGVGATLLDYWRRYGVPLFIAESSHSGTEEERIAWIDYNLGEIAYARDGGAEVIGYTWWPLFDHIDWNTLLRERSGFVCPAGLYHLRPSEAHRHETGASRAYRQRATGTRAQT, encoded by the coding sequence GTGGCGAAGTCGGCATCGATCGGCAACGACCTCCGCTGGATCGTCGGCATCGAGAACGCCTTCATCCCCGACATGGGAGTCGACGAACTGAGCTGGACCCGCCACCGCGACCGGTGGCGCGAGGACCTGCAGCTGGCGCGTGACGTGGGGGCCTCAGCCGTCCGCTACGGGATCACCTGGCCCGAGCTGGAGCCCCGCCCCGGGGAATTCGACTGGACCTGGTGCGACCTGGTCGTGGACGAGTTCCAGTCGGTCGGGCTCGAACCGATCTGGGACATGGTCCACTTCGGAGTTCCCGCCTGGCTCGAAGGTGGCTTCCTCGACCCCGAGTTCCCCTCGGCCTTCGCTGGCTTCTGCCGCGAGTTCGCCGGACGCTACCGCGGCGCGGTGGAGAAGCTGACGCCGTTGAACGAGCCGTACATCACCACCTACTTCCGGGCCGGCTGGGGAATCTGGCCACCTCACCTGAAGGGACGGGAGGGCTTCGTACGCATGCTGCACGCGGTCGTCGAGGCTCTGCGCTGTGGCATAAGGGCGATCGGCGCGGCCAACCCCAAGGCCGAGATCTGGCTGAACGATGGCGCTGATACCTACCACCCCGGTTCGCCAGAGCTGAAAGCCGTCGCTCGACAGCGGACCGAAGAACGCTACGCGGCCTTCGATCTGCTCCTGGGCCTCACCCAGCCGGGCAGCGAGACGTACGAGTGGCTGCACGAGGCCGGCTATCCCGCTGAGGCCCTTCGCCACGAGCCGGTCGAGATCGATGTGATCGGGCTCGACTACTACCCCGACACGGAACACGACATCTCAACAGGTCCCGAGGGCGAGATGCGGATCGAACCGGCCAGAGAGCCGTTGGGGGTAGGCGCCACTCTGCTCGATTACTGGCGCCGTTACGGTGTTCCCCTGTTCATCGCCGAGTCGAGCCACTCCGGCACCGAAGAGGAGCGCATCGCCTGGATCGACTACAACCTCGGCGAGATCGCCTATGCCCGAGATGGAGGTGCAGAGGTGATCGGATACACCTGGTGGCCGCTCTTCGACCACATCGACTGGAACACGCTGTTGCGGGAACGCAGCGGGTTCGTCTGTCCCGCCGGTCTCTACCACCTCCGCCCAAGCGAGGCGCACCGCCACGAAACCGGGGCCTCACGCGCCTATCGGCAGCGGGCGACCGGAACAAGGGCGCAGACATGA
- a CDS encoding glycoside hydrolase family 2 TIM barrel-domain containing protein, whose product MSFTTPEGTAGRAVRREDGDFDYPRPQFRRERWMSLDGTWSFARTSERRPERVRWNERIEVPYPPESQLSGLSVRDEMPVVWYARSFAIPGEWADERLLLHFGAVDYRAEVWLNGHRAGVHEGGYTPFTIDITELLVDSAEQRLLVRVEDPPADLHQPRGKQDWQPRPHSIWYPRTTGIWQPVWLEPVSRSYIRSLRLTPRLEEFAVALELEIAGEHEGLEVEFELSLHGELLARSDAALLARRSRHTIHLDDPGIDDARNELLWSPERPTLLDLTITLRQGSEAVDRVESYTGLRSVEAREGRFFLNGRPYFQRLVLDQGYWNESLLAAPSPDALRADVELAKAMGFNGVRKHQKLEDPRYLYWADKLGLLVWNELPSAYSFGFTSSSRLVHACTEAVERDYNHPCVVVWVPFNESWGVPDLPKSAPQRHLVTAVYHLLRALDGSRVVVDNDGWEHGLTDLFTIHDYSRDPDDLIRRYGDLSRLRDQGAGNMPAGRVLGLAGAESPAAVLISEFGGIRFADADGGGWGYSEADSASDLLQRLGELVTSLTTSDAVVGYCYTQFSDTFQEQNGLLFADRRPKVPLSSLAEVFTKGGRG is encoded by the coding sequence ATGAGCTTCACGACTCCCGAAGGGACGGCAGGGCGCGCCGTCCGAAGAGAAGACGGCGACTTCGACTACCCGCGGCCTCAGTTCCGCAGGGAGCGTTGGATGTCGCTCGACGGTACCTGGTCGTTCGCCCGTACCTCGGAACGCCGACCGGAGCGGGTGCGGTGGAACGAGCGGATCGAGGTCCCCTACCCGCCGGAGTCGCAGCTTTCCGGTCTATCCGTCCGCGACGAGATGCCGGTCGTCTGGTACGCCCGCAGCTTCGCGATCCCTGGCGAGTGGGCCGATGAGCGCCTGTTGCTCCACTTCGGCGCCGTGGACTACCGCGCCGAGGTGTGGCTGAACGGCCACCGGGCGGGCGTCCACGAAGGCGGCTACACCCCGTTCACCATCGATATAACCGAGCTGCTCGTCGACTCTGCCGAGCAGCGGTTGCTCGTGAGGGTCGAGGATCCGCCCGCCGATCTGCATCAGCCCCGCGGCAAGCAGGACTGGCAGCCACGGCCGCACAGCATCTGGTATCCGCGCACAACCGGGATCTGGCAGCCGGTGTGGCTGGAACCGGTCTCTCGAAGCTACATCCGGTCGCTGCGCCTGACCCCACGCCTCGAGGAGTTCGCCGTCGCCCTCGAGCTCGAGATCGCCGGAGAACACGAGGGACTGGAGGTCGAGTTCGAACTTTCGCTCCACGGTGAGCTGCTCGCCCGGAGCGATGCTGCGCTACTGGCCCGCCGCTCCAGACACACGATCCACCTCGACGACCCCGGGATAGACGACGCGCGCAACGAACTGCTCTGGAGTCCGGAGCGACCTACACTCCTCGACCTCACCATCACGCTGCGGCAGGGCAGCGAGGCGGTCGACAGGGTCGAGAGCTATACCGGCCTGCGGAGCGTCGAAGCCAGAGAGGGCCGTTTCTTCCTCAACGGGCGCCCCTACTTCCAGCGACTCGTGCTCGATCAGGGCTACTGGAACGAGAGCCTCCTGGCTGCCCCCTCGCCGGACGCCCTCAGGGCCGACGTCGAGCTTGCCAAGGCGATGGGCTTCAACGGCGTCCGCAAACATCAGAAGCTCGAGGACCCGCGCTACCTGTACTGGGCCGACAAGCTGGGTCTGCTGGTATGGAACGAGCTGCCCAGCGCCTACAGTTTCGGCTTCACGAGCTCCAGCAGGCTGGTTCACGCCTGCACCGAAGCGGTCGAGCGGGATTACAACCATCCTTGCGTGGTCGTGTGGGTGCCGTTCAACGAGTCCTGGGGGGTTCCCGACCTGCCGAAATCGGCTCCCCAGCGCCACCTGGTCACGGCGGTCTACCACCTCTTGCGCGCCCTCGATGGCAGCCGCGTGGTCGTCGACAACGACGGATGGGAGCACGGTCTTACCGACCTGTTCACCATCCACGATTACAGCCGGGACCCGGACGATCTCATCCGCCGCTACGGCGACCTCTCCCGCCTACGTGACCAGGGGGCCGGAAATATGCCGGCCGGCCGGGTTCTCGGCCTGGCCGGAGCTGAATCGCCCGCGGCCGTCCTGATCTCCGAATTCGGAGGGATCAGGTTCGCCGACGCCGACGGCGGCGGCTGGGGCTACAGCGAGGCGGACTCGGCAAGCGACCTGCTGCAGAGGCTGGGCGAACTGGTCACCTCGCTGACCACCAGCGACGCCGTGGTCGGCTACTGCTACACCCAGTTCAGCGACACCTTCCAGGAGCAGAACGGCCTGCTCTTCGCCGATCGTCGTCCCAAGGTTCCTTTGTCCTCGCTCGCAGAGGTCTTCACGAAGGGAGGTCGGGGCTGA
- a CDS encoding ABC transporter substrate-binding protein, translating into MVQGITRNARLALLMVVGLVCGTVAFSQVQIDYWHGFTGPDLPVMEGLVAEFNETHPDIEVTPQAIPWGNLFQQIEPSVAAGRAPDVVAVNEDVITGFIMRGALAQITPEELSSHEIDAERFYESLWNIGTVDGAVYGVPIHSVMLVMYYNKSLFEEAGLDPENPPQDREAFLAAARALTVDSAGRHPGDEGFDHDDLAQWAVGVPTPWMGGTIAYSVAAQNGVTFVGPASEDYAVNFNSEGGKEAVQFLVDLVDEHQVSPANATEQSEIDAFRQGKAAMNFNGVWMLTQYQNQDGLDFGVAPLPNLGTGDYKVWGGASYLVMPMQRRGDPEEREAALTFISWMTQAEQNLKWTAGGSLPTQPAVADHPDYQEHPMTAVRDALPDTYILAGFPFVAQLRAAWDAGFEAALLGDKSVDQALDDAAAEASARIEDGLQSLPPRD; encoded by the coding sequence ATGGTACAGGGGATTACACGAAACGCTCGTCTCGCACTGCTGATGGTCGTGGGCCTGGTGTGCGGCACCGTGGCCTTCTCCCAGGTCCAGATCGACTACTGGCACGGTTTCACCGGGCCAGACCTCCCGGTGATGGAAGGTCTCGTCGCCGAGTTCAACGAGACCCACCCCGATATCGAGGTCACCCCGCAGGCGATACCCTGGGGGAACCTCTTCCAGCAGATAGAGCCTTCGGTTGCAGCCGGACGAGCTCCCGACGTGGTGGCCGTGAACGAGGACGTCATCACCGGCTTCATCATGCGGGGGGCGTTGGCCCAGATCACGCCTGAGGAGCTCTCCAGCCACGAGATCGACGCCGAACGCTTCTACGAGTCGCTGTGGAACATCGGCACTGTCGACGGGGCTGTGTACGGCGTGCCGATCCACTCGGTGATGCTCGTCATGTACTACAACAAGAGCCTCTTCGAGGAGGCGGGACTCGACCCCGAGAACCCGCCGCAGGACCGGGAGGCGTTCCTTGCCGCGGCCCGCGCCCTGACGGTCGATTCGGCCGGACGGCACCCTGGCGATGAGGGCTTCGACCACGACGACCTGGCTCAGTGGGCGGTCGGGGTTCCCACGCCCTGGATGGGCGGGACGATCGCCTATTCGGTCGCCGCTCAGAACGGCGTCACGTTCGTGGGCCCTGCATCGGAAGATTACGCGGTCAACTTCAACTCCGAGGGCGGCAAGGAAGCTGTCCAGTTCCTGGTCGACCTCGTCGATGAGCACCAGGTATCGCCTGCCAACGCTACCGAGCAGAGCGAGATCGACGCGTTCCGTCAGGGCAAGGCGGCGATGAACTTCAACGGCGTCTGGATGCTGACCCAGTACCAGAATCAGGATGGCCTCGACTTCGGCGTGGCGCCGCTGCCCAATCTGGGAACCGGTGACTACAAGGTATGGGGCGGAGCCTCCTACCTGGTGATGCCGATGCAGAGACGCGGCGATCCCGAGGAGCGCGAGGCGGCTCTCACCTTCATCAGCTGGATGACGCAAGCGGAGCAGAACCTCAAGTGGACTGCCGGGGGCAGTCTGCCCACGCAACCAGCCGTAGCCGACCATCCCGACTATCAGGAACACCCGATGACCGCCGTCCGCGACGCTCTGCCCGATACCTACATCCTCGCCGGGTTCCCGTTCGTCGCGCAGCTTCGTGCGGCCTGGGATGCCGGCTTCGAGGCGGCACTGCTGGGCGACAAGAGCGTCGATCAGGCGCTCGACGACGCTGCCGCGGAGGCCTCAGCGCGAATCGAGGATGGCCTGCAGAGCCTTCCCCCGCGAGATTGA
- a CDS encoding family 43 glycosylhydrolase: MIVKRILMIATLLTAGGSFARSPGATYINPVVLPTAADPTVLRAHDGLFYLIATQDSWDGRVEHFLPIFRSPNLVDWEFVGDVFTLPPAWKSGGFLWAPDLSYQDGTYYLYYSYSRWGDDNPCIGLATAPHPTGPWEDLGRPVFCSDDIGVENSIDPFAWYEDGERTLVWGSFHGIHAVALDETGSSATGEPVLLADTRFEAPYLIERNGYYYLFLSSGSCCEGAASTYITWVGRSRELLGPYEDSIGRDLRYGGGEVVLYRNDEWVGPGHNAIVRDDAGTDWIVYHAISPDEPFLPGGATRRPALIDPIDWQDGWPTVHDGVGPSSWRLAAPTIGD; this comes from the coding sequence ATGATCGTTAAACGGATCCTGATGATCGCCACGTTGCTGACGGCTGGCGGCAGCTTCGCGCGATCCCCCGGCGCCACCTACATCAATCCGGTCGTGCTCCCCACGGCCGCGGATCCGACGGTCCTGCGCGCACACGACGGCCTCTTCTACCTGATCGCCACCCAGGACAGTTGGGACGGCCGCGTAGAACACTTCCTGCCCATCTTCCGCTCCCCGAACCTCGTCGACTGGGAGTTCGTTGGCGACGTCTTCACCCTTCCCCCTGCCTGGAAGTCCGGTGGTTTCCTCTGGGCGCCCGACCTCAGCTACCAGGACGGCACCTACTACCTCTACTACTCCTACTCCCGCTGGGGCGACGACAACCCGTGCATCGGCCTGGCCACCGCCCCGCACCCGACGGGACCGTGGGAGGATCTGGGGAGACCCGTCTTCTGTTCGGACGATATAGGGGTCGAGAACTCGATAGACCCGTTCGCCTGGTACGAGGATGGCGAGCGGACCCTCGTCTGGGGAAGCTTCCACGGCATCCACGCGGTTGCTCTCGACGAAACCGGCAGCAGCGCAACCGGTGAGCCGGTCCTCCTGGCCGACACCCGGTTCGAGGCCCCGTACCTGATCGAGCGCAACGGCTACTACTACCTCTTCCTATCCTCCGGTTCCTGTTGCGAGGGTGCGGCGAGTACCTACATCACCTGGGTGGGACGGTCACGCGAGTTGCTGGGTCCTTACGAGGACTCCATCGGACGCGACTTGCGCTACGGCGGCGGGGAGGTGGTGCTATACCGCAACGATGAGTGGGTGGGACCGGGTCACAACGCGATCGTCAGAGACGACGCCGGCACCGACTGGATCGTCTATCACGCGATCTCCCCGGACGAGCCGTTCCTTCCCGGGGGCGCCACCCGCAGGCCCGCCCTGATCGACCCTATCGATTGGCAGGATGGCTGGCCCACCGTTCACGATGGGGTCGGACCCAGCAGCTGGCGCTTGGCCGCTCCGACGATCGGCGACTGA
- the ugpA gene encoding sn-glycerol-3-phosphate ABC transporter permease UgpA — MSERSFFKNRWLPYWLLLPQLLITAVFFLWPAGKALLQSVQRQDAWGLNSSFVGLANFFDLFRDDLYLQSFGTTLIFSVAVTLIALAGGLLFAACADFILKGSNAYRSLLMWPYAVAPAIAGALWYFMFNPSLGIIANALEAIGYDWNHALDGGDALLLVIMASAWRQIGYNFLFFLAGLQAVPNSVIEAAAIDGAAPVRRFWAIIFPLLSPITFFLIVLNTVYSFFDTFGVIHATTQGGPIQATSILVYKVYETGFLSQDLGGSAAQSVVLMTMVIALTFIQFRYLGARVHY, encoded by the coding sequence ATGAGCGAGCGATCTTTCTTCAAGAACAGGTGGCTGCCCTACTGGCTGCTCCTCCCGCAACTGCTTATCACCGCTGTCTTCTTCCTCTGGCCGGCAGGCAAGGCGCTACTTCAATCGGTGCAGAGGCAGGATGCCTGGGGTCTGAACAGCAGCTTCGTAGGCCTCGCGAATTTCTTCGACCTGTTCCGCGACGACCTCTACCTCCAGTCGTTCGGAACCACCCTGATCTTCAGCGTTGCCGTCACTCTCATCGCCCTCGCCGGCGGCTTGCTGTTCGCCGCCTGCGCAGATTTCATCCTCAAAGGAAGCAACGCCTACCGAAGCCTGCTCATGTGGCCCTATGCCGTGGCGCCGGCTATCGCCGGCGCCCTCTGGTACTTCATGTTCAACCCCTCGCTGGGCATCATCGCGAACGCGCTCGAGGCGATCGGTTACGACTGGAATCATGCGCTGGACGGGGGGGATGCGCTCCTCCTCGTGATCATGGCATCAGCATGGCGGCAGATCGGCTATAACTTCCTGTTCTTCCTGGCCGGCCTGCAGGCGGTGCCCAACTCGGTGATCGAAGCGGCCGCCATCGATGGAGCGGCCCCCGTACGCCGGTTCTGGGCGATCATCTTCCCGCTCCTCTCCCCCATCACCTTCTTCCTGATCGTCCTCAATACCGTCTATTCGTTCTTCGATACCTTCGGCGTGATCCATGCCACCACTCAGGGCGGGCCCATCCAGGCGACTTCCATCCTCGTCTACAAGGTGTATGAGACAGGGTTCCTGAGCCAGGACCTCGGCGGTTCAGCGGCTCAGTCTGTCGTTCTCATGACGATGGTGATCGCCCTGACGTTCATCCAGTTCCGCTATCTGGGAGCGAGGGTGCACTACTGA
- a CDS encoding carbohydrate ABC transporter permease → MATVARSGRTARVTTRSRRRLPRGISRFLTLSILALLFLAPIYWMASTSLKPESDTVARPVQWIPENPTLENYRDILASPTASFLRWTWNSLFTSVCFSLLTVLLGVLTAYPLARMKFPGRQVWFWTLLASMMVPGIIFLIPHYLMMIRFNWIDTYNALIWPGVPGAFGVFLMRQFLVSIPRELEEAARLDGANSLQILCYVLLPFLVAPMAALALFSFMACWNNYVWPLFVVHGEMQTLPVAITTFSSRYWTAYGKLMAGTAIASLPVLVAFLLAQPYFIKGMSLTGLKDD, encoded by the coding sequence ATGGCGACCGTCGCACGCAGCGGACGGACCGCGCGCGTTACCACCCGAAGCCGACGACGACTGCCGCGCGGGATAAGCCGCTTCCTCACCCTCTCTATCCTCGCGCTCCTCTTCCTCGCCCCCATCTACTGGATGGCCTCGACCTCGCTCAAGCCGGAGTCCGATACCGTCGCCCGGCCCGTCCAGTGGATCCCCGAGAACCCGACCCTCGAGAACTACCGCGACATCCTCGCCTCGCCCACCGCTTCATTCCTCCGCTGGACCTGGAATTCGCTCTTCACCAGCGTCTGCTTCAGCCTGCTGACCGTGCTCCTGGGCGTCCTCACCGCCTACCCGCTGGCCCGGATGAAGTTCCCCGGCCGGCAGGTCTGGTTCTGGACCCTGCTGGCCAGCATGATGGTGCCCGGCATCATCTTCCTGATCCCCCACTACCTGATGATGATCCGCTTCAACTGGATCGACACCTACAACGCCCTCATCTGGCCGGGAGTTCCAGGTGCATTCGGCGTGTTCCTGATGCGCCAGTTCCTCGTCTCCATTCCACGCGAGCTCGAGGAGGCCGCCAGGCTCGACGGCGCGAACAGCTTGCAGATCCTCTGTTACGTACTGCTCCCCTTCCTCGTCGCTCCGATGGCGGCGCTCGCCCTCTTCAGTTTCATGGCCTGTTGGAACAACTACGTGTGGCCCCTGTTCGTGGTTCATGGCGAAATGCAGACGCTGCCGGTCGCCATCACCACCTTCTCGAGCCGCTACTGGACCGCGTACGGCAAGCTCATGGCCGGCACCGCCATCGCCAGCCTGCCTGTCCTGGTCGCCTTCCTGCTGGCGCAACCCTACTTCATCAAGGGCATGTCGTTGACCGGCCTCAAGGACGATTGA
- a CDS encoding helix-turn-helix domain-containing protein, whose product MDRVARERELIFHEDVDDETLAPLFRALASKPRLRILRLLGDRLMNVTEIAEALGVPISTANSHVSLLEGAGLLLTEHRPAARGSQKVCTRAFDRLHLQLPTHQGTAGKQVETHMPIGAYVDCNVQPTCGLASETGIIGLFDDPASFYEPSRVDAQLLWFHRGYVEYRFPKRLPSTARVESVQVALEVCSEAPLHHDDWPSDITVWINGVEVGTWTSPADFGGQRGRLTPDWWETHSSQYGLLKLWQVTEAGSFVDGLSATEMTLSDLDLEASEFVTVRIGIDADARHVGGINIFGRAFGNYPQDIVLRLRYE is encoded by the coding sequence ATGGACAGAGTGGCCCGGGAGAGGGAGTTGATCTTCCACGAGGACGTTGACGACGAGACCCTTGCACCGCTCTTCAGGGCCCTCGCGTCCAAACCCCGGCTGAGGATCCTGCGGCTACTGGGGGACCGGCTGATGAACGTCACCGAGATCGCCGAGGCACTCGGCGTTCCCATCAGTACAGCGAATTCGCACGTGAGCCTGCTCGAGGGCGCCGGCCTCCTCCTTACCGAGCACCGCCCAGCGGCACGCGGTTCGCAGAAGGTCTGCACCAGGGCGTTCGATCGCCTGCACCTACAGTTGCCCACACACCAGGGAACAGCAGGGAAGCAGGTCGAAACGCACATGCCGATCGGCGCTTACGTCGACTGCAACGTCCAGCCCACCTGCGGACTCGCCAGCGAGACCGGGATCATCGGGCTCTTCGACGACCCGGCCTCCTTCTACGAACCGAGCAGGGTCGATGCGCAGCTGCTCTGGTTCCACCGGGGCTACGTCGAATACCGCTTCCCGAAAAGGCTGCCATCTACAGCGAGGGTCGAAAGCGTGCAGGTGGCGCTGGAGGTGTGCAGCGAGGCGCCTCTCCATCACGACGACTGGCCCTCGGACATCACCGTCTGGATCAACGGCGTGGAGGTGGGAACCTGGACGAGTCCCGCCGACTTCGGCGGTCAGCGCGGACGGTTGACCCCCGACTGGTGGGAGACCCACAGCTCCCAGTACGGGCTGCTCAAATTGTGGCAGGTAACCGAGGCGGGCAGCTTCGTCGACGGCCTCTCGGCGACTGAAATGACGCTGAGCGACCTCGATCTGGAGGCCAGCGAGTTCGTCACCGTTCGCATCGGCATAGATGCCGACGCCCGCCACGTGGGCGGCATCAACATCTTCGGCCGCGCGTTCGGCAACTACCCGCAGGACATCGTGCTGAGGCTCAGGTACGAGTAG
- a CDS encoding ABC transporter permease subunit — protein sequence MVERTPLLRFLAHLILIVGVVITLFPLWVAFVASTHPIENLISGPFPLLPGNQLVENYSKVLFQGGSSFGRIPATTMMLNSLIMAVGITVGKLVVSFLAAFAIVYFRFPGRNIFFFLIFITLMLPVEVRIVPTYDVVSNVFGPFQALLEATRIDRLLEAVAGIEVDLEWRLLNTYMGLILPIIASATATFLFRQFFQTVPDELVDAARIDGAGPMQFMTRILLPLSRTNIAALSVILFIFGWNQYLWPLLVAQENRLLTVVVGIQRYVNAADSLPVWHEAMALTVLAMLPPVIVVLLLQRLFLKALIDTDK from the coding sequence ATGGTCGAGCGCACACCTCTTCTCAGGTTCCTCGCCCACCTGATACTCATCGTTGGCGTTGTCATCACCCTCTTCCCGCTTTGGGTAGCGTTCGTCGCCTCCACCCATCCGATCGAGAACCTCATCTCCGGGCCCTTCCCGCTTCTCCCGGGGAACCAGCTGGTCGAGAACTACAGCAAGGTCCTCTTCCAGGGCGGCTCCAGTTTCGGTCGGATCCCGGCGACCACGATGATGCTCAACTCGCTGATCATGGCGGTCGGCATAACCGTGGGAAAGCTCGTGGTCTCGTTCCTCGCGGCATTCGCTATCGTCTACTTCCGCTTCCCCGGCCGCAACATCTTCTTCTTCCTCATCTTCATAACGCTCATGCTGCCCGTCGAGGTGAGGATCGTGCCCACCTACGATGTCGTCTCGAACGTCTTCGGTCCGTTCCAGGCATTGCTGGAGGCAACCCGCATAGACAGGTTGCTCGAGGCGGTAGCCGGGATCGAAGTGGACCTCGAGTGGCGTTTGCTGAATACCTACATGGGGCTGATACTGCCCATCATCGCTTCGGCGACCGCGACCTTCCTGTTCCGTCAGTTCTTCCAGACAGTGCCCGATGAGCTCGTCGATGCCGCCCGGATCGACGGCGCCGGACCCATGCAGTTCATGACCCGCATCCTGCTACCCCTCTCCCGTACCAATATCGCCGCCCTCAGCGTCATCCTCTTCATCTTCGGCTGGAACCAGTACCTGTGGCCGCTCCTGGTCGCCCAGGAGAACCGTCTGCTCACCGTGGTGGTGGGTATCCAGCGCTACGTCAACGCTGCCGATTCGCTGCCCGTGTGGCACGAGGCGATGGCCCTCACCGTGCTGGCGATGTTGCCGCCGGTGATAGTGGTCCTGCTGCTCCAGCGGCTCTTCCTGAAGGCGCTCATCGATACCGACAAGTAG
- a CDS encoding sugar ABC transporter permease codes for MTLSHPKRPALLRLDDRNPLVPYLYLLPHAVLFLIFIVFPIGFGIFVSLHRWNLLSDQQVFVGLDHYRSLFTPGSPEARFFWKTLLNTILFVVITVPLLIACAIGLALLLHKPIWGRGFFRTVFFLPTILAVSIMGLLWKWMFENGSGLINVILDQLPLLDTVPFLTTVGWAWVPIIVGTLWWTVGFNMVLYSAALAAVPQAYYDAAQLDGAGRWAQFRHVTWPMLTPVTIFTAVTSTIASFQLFGQSHVITAGGPLRSTQSVMMYITEEAFTNFQFSSAAAMSMVFGLALLLISVFQFRLLLRDTGRGAD; via the coding sequence ATGACCCTCAGCCATCCGAAGCGTCCGGCTCTGCTTCGCCTCGACGACCGTAATCCGCTCGTTCCTTACCTCTATCTACTGCCGCACGCGGTCCTCTTCCTTATCTTCATCGTCTTCCCCATCGGTTTCGGCATCTTCGTGAGCCTCCACCGCTGGAATCTGCTCTCGGACCAACAGGTATTCGTGGGACTCGATCACTACCGGTCTCTCTTCACGCCCGGTAGCCCCGAGGCCCGGTTCTTCTGGAAGACACTCCTCAACACGATCCTCTTCGTCGTGATCACGGTGCCGTTGCTCATCGCCTGCGCGATCGGGCTAGCCCTGCTGCTCCACAAGCCGATCTGGGGACGCGGCTTCTTCCGCACCGTTTTCTTCCTGCCCACGATCCTGGCGGTATCGATAATGGGCCTGCTCTGGAAGTGGATGTTCGAGAACGGAAGCGGGCTGATCAACGTGATCCTGGATCAGTTGCCGCTGCTCGACACGGTGCCGTTCCTCACCACGGTCGGCTGGGCCTGGGTACCCATCATCGTGGGCACCCTCTGGTGGACGGTCGGATTCAACATGGTGCTCTACTCTGCAGCCCTCGCCGCTGTTCCTCAGGCCTACTACGACGCTGCCCAGCTCGACGGGGCAGGCAGATGGGCGCAGTTCCGGCACGTGACCTGGCCCATGCTCACACCGGTAACCATCTTCACCGCCGTGACCAGCACCATCGCCAGCTTCCAACTCTTCGGCCAGTCGCACGTCATCACCGCCGGCGGTCCGCTCCGCTCGACTCAGAGCGTGATGATGTATATCACCGAAGAAGCCTTCACCAACTTCCAGTTCTCCTCGGCCGCCGCCATGTCGATGGTCTTCGGCCTGGCGCTGCTGCTCATCTCGGTGTTCCAGTTCCGGCTCCTGTTGCGCGATACCGGCCGAGGAGCCGACTGA